In Streptomyces rapamycinicus NRRL 5491, the genomic stretch TCGTAGCGGAAGAGGGAGTTGTAGAGGGTGGTGTCGTGGAGCCGCACCTCACACCCAGCCTCCGGCAGCAATGCGCGGTAGTAGGTGAGAGAGGCGCGGATCTTGGCGGCGAGGGTGTTGCCGATCCCTTCTTCGCGGCCTCGGATGGCGGCCGCGTGCCCTCGAGGGTCGCCGAAACACAGGCGCACTCGGACACCGGCAGCTGCGCGTTCGGTGAGCATCTTGGCGACATATGGATTGGACTGGGCAAAGAAGGTGCCTGAGAAGACGAGGACGTCGATCTGCTCCTGCGTTCCTTGCAGCAGGGAGAGCCACACGTCCCGCGGAACGCTGGCCCGGTTCTGATAAGTGCCTACGAGCTCGATGCCTACCCCGGCACCGGATTGGCCGGTGCGGGACTTCGCTACCGGCCAGAGGAATGTCTCCTCCACGCGTAGGTGCTGAGCGGCACGGAAACGGTGCCGCGGGTGAGGTACGCGCCCGCTGAGCCAGCGGCTGACGGTTTTGGCGTCTACCTCGCAGACTTCGGCCAGCGATTCGGGCGAAACATCGCGCTGGGCGAGTACGGAGTGAAGTCGCTCGTTCACACAGGCTATACAAGCCCAGGTGGCCAGGAGCGGGCAAGCTCGGTATGGGGCCACTTCGATGGGCCTGAACCACAACCGGCGTCTTTACGCTGGCGATATGCGGCTCATCGTCCTGTGGGACATCGACCACACGCTCATCGACAACGCAGGGGTGAGCAAGGAGACCTACGCCGGCGCCTTCACGGCGCTGTCGGGATTCCCGCCGGCCGAGGCGGCGCGCACCGAAGGGCGTACGGATCGTCTGATCATGCGTGACATGTTCTGCCGGCACCGACTGCCCGTCCCGGACTGGACTGCCATAGAGGCTGCCCTCGCTCATGCCGGGGAGGAGCGCTTCGACGACCTTCGCGCACGGGGGACGGCGTTGCCCGGTGTGCGCGATGTCCTGAAGGCCGTCTCGGCGCGGGAGGGCTGGATCTCCTCCGTTCTGACCGGCAACATCGCGGCCAACGCCCGTATGAAGCTGTCAGCTTTCGAACTCGACCCACTTCTGGGCCTGTCCGTAGGCGCCTATGGGGAGGATGCCGTACAGCGCGCTGACCTTGTAGCTGTCGCCCGAGGCCGTGTCCACCAACTCCGCGGTGTGCGGGGGGAGGTGCCTGTGGTGTTGGTTGGTGATACGCCGCGGGACGTCGAGGCAGCTCTCTCGACAGGCTCAGGGATCATCGCAGTCGCCTCCGGTATCCACAGCGAGGAAGAGCTGACGGCTGCCGAAGCACCCGTGGTCCTTCCGGACCTGTCGGACACGGCTGGTCTCCTTGAGATCCTGGCGAGCTTCGCCCGATGGTGAAAACGTCCCCGGACGTCTTGGGGCGTCCGCGTATGCGGTAACGAGGTCCTGGTCGGCTGCGCCACGATCGGGTCTCCAACCAGCCCAGGGGGCCCATCGTGATCGGCGAAGTCACCGGCATCCGCAGGATCCGCATGCTGTACCTGCAACTGCTGTACCGCTGCAACTTCCAGTGTCTGCACTGTTTCCACGGCGAGAGGCTCAAGCACGCCGACGCCTTTACCGCTGACGAGGCGGTTAACCTCATCCGGCTGATGCGCAACCAGTACGGCACCGAGGCTGTCACGTTGCTTGGCGGCGAGCCGTTCCTCCATAAGGATCTCGCCCAGGTCGTCCACTACGCCAAGGAGGAAATGGGCCTGCAAGTCGAGATCTGCACGAACGGCTACCGGATCGAGCGCCGGCTTACCGAGATCGCGCAGTACCTTGACCTGCTGCGGTTTTCGCTGGAGGGCATCGGCGCGACCAACGACCACATCCGCAAGGCCGGCAGCTACCGGAGCGCGTTGAGCGCACTCAAACTCGCCCGGGAGCTCGGAGTCAGGACGGGGGCGACGATGACGGTCACCTCCCGGAACATCGACGAAGTGCTGCCTCTGGCCCGCACCTTGCAGGAGCTCGGTGCGTATCAGATGAAGCTGCACTGCCTGCGGCCCGTGGGCAACGCTGCTGCACACCCTGAGCTCTTGGTCACCGATACAACTCGGTACACCCGCCTACGCGAGCAGCTCCAGGCGGCCGGGCTGTCCATCGAGGTGATCATTGACGAGGATCTGTCGGAGGAGGGCGCCCCGGAGGTCTGTGGGCCGAGGGGTGTGCTTCAAGAGATTGAGCGGATCGAGTCCGACCCGCGCGGCGCGCTCACGATGTCCTGCAAGGCCGTGGGCAAGGATTCACACGCTTTCTGGTACGAAAAGGGCGCTAACCGTGTCGTCCACCGTCCTTCGGCTTGCGACGAGCTCACCCTCCCGGTGCCGGACGTGGTGTATGCCCGTGCCTGACCTGCCACTGTTTGAGAGCCTCGAAGGTCTACGTGGTACAGGAAAGTCGACCGTCGCACCGCTGCTGGCGGCAGCCCGGGGCGCCGTCCATGTCCCAACCGTGCCGCTCTGTTACCAGTCGCTGCGGCGGCGGGTCGACATGCAGGGAAGCGTCGAGGCGCGCATGTGTTTCTACCTCTCCGCGCTGTTCACAGCCGCCGA encodes the following:
- a CDS encoding helix-turn-helix domain-containing protein is translated as MNERLHSVLAQRDVSPESLAEVCEVDAKTVSRWLSGRVPHPRHRFRAAQHLRVEETFLWPVAKSRTGQSGAGVGIELVGTYQNRASVPRDVWLSLLQGTQEQIDVLVFSGTFFAQSNPYVAKMLTERAAAGVRVRLCFGDPRGHAAAIRGREEGIGNTLAAKIRASLTYYRALLPEAGCEVRLHDTTLYNSLFRYDDNLLVNPHIWGQPASANPLFHLKKAQSNGWFDNYAQSFDAVWAGARPWNPDQEETAAHGQD
- a CDS encoding HAD family hydrolase, translated to MRLIVLWDIDHTLIDNAGVSKETYAGAFTALSGFPPAEAARTEGRTDRLIMRDMFCRHRLPVPDWTAIEAALAHAGEERFDDLRARGTALPGVRDVLKAVSAREGWISSVLTGNIAANARMKLSAFELDPLLGLSVGAYGEDAVQRADLVAVARGRVHQLRGVRGEVPVVLVGDTPRDVEAALSTGSGIIAVASGIHSEEELTAAEAPVVLPDLSDTAGLLEILASFARW
- a CDS encoding radical SAM protein, whose protein sequence is MIGEVTGIRRIRMLYLQLLYRCNFQCLHCFHGERLKHADAFTADEAVNLIRLMRNQYGTEAVTLLGGEPFLHKDLAQVVHYAKEEMGLQVEICTNGYRIERRLTEIAQYLDLLRFSLEGIGATNDHIRKAGSYRSALSALKLARELGVRTGATMTVTSRNIDEVLPLARTLQELGAYQMKLHCLRPVGNAAAHPELLVTDTTRYTRLREQLQAAGLSIEVIIDEDLSEEGAPEVCGPRGVLQEIERIESDPRGALTMSCKAVGKDSHAFWYEKGANRVVHRPSACDELTLPVPDVVYARA